One Marmota flaviventris isolate mMarFla1 chromosome 16, mMarFla1.hap1, whole genome shotgun sequence DNA segment encodes these proteins:
- the LOC139702178 gene encoding spermatogenesis-associated protein 31E1-like yields the protein MAYFLQKVKTPSVVFQASSTNKHRAPEENTDSSRHDAATESPSPKSRDLGRTLVGDQVLQPGEEWEERKRPQSNIFNLLTNIKKKQIYMAVECILAYCTYISPKIPVQLAKVIVTAGRKGKRLKTCFHFYKGDDPDEMCKPGSAGAHQSCTLPEEDALATAFLPLASLTPLSKRPLLLASAPSADLMTSSDTVESHSSLSASQSPESVIPLEGRSPQPRGLSSPPSRPPDPMAHPPSLPMPSPGPLPTPGQSPSLVRLPSHVPLPSPVPQPPPVPAVSGHVLSTCPISSLSWWQMAARVCGFSHSPHSESKRDHAPHPPEDSLWANGPLSQVEAEGKSFINPGVQKLLEILISKRAEMKICNLKTKGELDNSLNNLGMTIKSLGREQDTTIPQPFWNTKGKPEKLSVPQQLFYTEILSDHLQQKWSQFFWGFPILHSESLVATVSMSEPSADFSSIAFNEVPNYIPGKVQAAPGPLFASQLLHPLVQLQPGTPTLSWSQSPLLAQIHHQDHLPSSLPSLPCHLPLNTACGFPCPTSQEGTQLLSPSLQHLKYEHLRKQLEIGEALPHLFQKSQNIFSHLTSENRASCDHKPINKPPGDFPSLDLQEKLDQHLQKRFMLHQYGLPPNMDPFLNLTESWDNIPKTGQAKDSCESSWNSVIPDNRSPAVQRAGAERPGIIQEGTIPVGVRHSRLGTYHVSVLPGSSNTQKETWGGPTLKGGEAFRNTSQVLSLLDASVRQELEAHVTSLRVRHRWSLPLRVLKHINILKVRNSEASPPPQPALPSSASYDSRANPIAHDAKVLGKPTQKGPGLKEVAQTPVPTQRSPLSGPSFESLSRIPSGDNGGLPDAPSTAHESSLPSQPHTYILVGRTWHNGTVLGSARDSLEPSPSLEMGRQESLGTGSMSSQGSCHSMSSLQVGHQLLKTEEVRELEDDEEESSQWGITKETRKTSNFPNVHINSLGSLESQGTSEGPPPSISSISQGQEYSCLKAQTEPKNQPQELATGVILQDFATDKFHQDCAPEVLLAADILASQERQSNTLSMSSRSASTSQCGLSEDSIQDLQGPKIPELQDPGKSRRNTFRPTAKRADSVRPRSGTQGERLSEGRPSCAAEMGPSVPVKEVGDTVGDKSSQAPSKRNFGDRIKNFLQNIFPSKAKEQANSLPQIMIPSTTTQSQGSVTSQVLIDNAVSEAQALMITFGWIIDQKMMFHDEHSASKKNTLKEEQQASMGRQSHYSSCSSSLEQRRGMGAMAHGHQASLRVSHPLNRWIRNPDNNPALLLKKSAPLPSPCQQRSRVAENSVHLPEHIQQQCVNIPGDVSSPNQQKEQPEPARAQDTELAGPKKNKRNMAGPTGKTEGCVCPGQEYRKDSVQEGSPPMLSLERQVPTAEELDVDPKDPDGIMPQTVTLRDSQKHEGEVIVPSALSPLYL from the exons ATGGCATATTTCTTGCAAAAAGTCAAGACCCCATCAGTCGTCTTCCAAGCTAGCAGCACTAACAAGCACAGAGCACCTGAAGAAAACACTGATAGTTCACGGCATGATGCAGCAACAGAA TCACCATCACCCAAGTCCAGGGACCTGGGACGTACCCTGGTTGGAGACCAGGTGCTGCAGCCTGGGGAAGAATGGGAGGAACGGAAACGACCTCAGTCCAACATCTTCAATTTACTGACAAACATCAAGAAGAAGCAA atctacatggcagtagagtgtattttggcatattgtacatacatttctccaaagattcCAGTCCAACTGGCCAAG GTTATAGTGACTGCtggaagaaaggggaagagacTGAAGACCTGCTTTCACTTCTACAAAG GAGATGACCCAGATGAGATGTGCAAACCAGGGTCAGCTGGAGCCCACCAGTCATGCACACTGCCCGAGGAGGACGCCTTGGCCACTGCCTTCCTCCCTTTGGCTTCCCTGACTCCTTTGAGCAAGCGTCCTCTGCTCCTGGCCTCTGCTCCTTCAGCAGACCTAATGACTTCCTCAGATACTGTTGAGTCTCACTCATCCCTGAGTGcctctcagtctccagagtctgTGATTCCTCTAGAAGGACGTTCACCTCAGCCACGTGGACTTTCCTCTCCCCCATCTCGTCCTCCTGATCCCATGGCCCACCCTCCATCTCTGCCAATGCCATCTCCTGGTCCATTGCCAACTCCTGGCCAATCGCCTTCTCTTGTACGACTGCCATCTCATGTGCCATTGCCATCACCTGTCCCACAGCCACCTCCTGTCCCAGCAGTCTCAGGCCATGTTCTCTCCACCTGTCCCATCTCATCCCTCTCCTGGTGGCAGATGGCTGCCAGAGTCTGTGGCTTCTCCCACTCCCCTCACAGTGAATCCAAGAGAGATCATGCTCCCCACCCACCAGAGGACTCACTCTGGGCAAACGGCCCACTCTCGCAGGTAGAGGCTGAGGGGAAATCTTTCATTAACCCTGGTGTCCAGAAACTGCTGGAGATACTGATCAGCAAGAGagcagaaatgaaaatttgtaatCTGAAGACAAAGGGTGAATTAGACAACTCCCTGAATAATCTAGGAATGACCATAAAGTCACTGGGCAGGGAACAGGACACCACCATCCCACAACCCTTCTGGAACACAAAAGGCAAGCCAGAGAAGCTTTCTGTTCCTCAGCAGCTCTTTTACACTGAGATTCTGAGCGACCATTTACAGCAGAAATGGAGCCAGTTCTTTTGGGGCTTCCCCATTCTGCACAGCGAGTCCCTGGTGGCTACTGTCAGCATGTCTGAGCCCTCAGCAGACTTTTCCTCCATTGCATTCAATGAAGTACCTAATTACATTCCAGGGAAGGTACAGGCGGCACCTGGGCCACTCTTTGCCTCCCAGTTGCTCCACCCACTTGTCCAACTCCAGCCTGGGACTCCAACCTTGTCCTGGTCCCAGTCCCCACTGCTGGCTCAGATCCACCATCAGGACCATCTCCCATCATCTCTCCCAAGCCTGCCATGCCATCTTCCTCTGAATACTGCCTGTGGATTTCCATGCCCCACAAGCCAAGAGGGGACCCAGCTGCTTTCCCCTTCCCTTCAACACCTTAAATATGAACACTTGAGGAAACAACTAGAAATTGGAGAAGCTTTACCTCATTTGTTCCAAAAGTCTCAGAACATCTTTAGCCATCTCACTTCAGAGAACAGGGCCTCCTGTGACCACAAGCCCATCAACAAGCCCCCAGGGGATTTCCCGAGCCTTGATCTTCAAGAGAAACTGGATCAACACCTTCAGAAGAGGTTCATGCTACATCAGTATGGACTACCACCCAATATGGACCCATTTCTGAATCTGACGGAGTCCTGGGATAACATCCCAAAGACAGGTCAGGCAAAGGACAGTTGTGAGTCTTCATGGAACTCAGTGATTCCAGACAACAGGAGCCCTGCTGTACAGAGGGCTGGTGCTGAGAGGCCAGGGATAATACAGGAGGGCACGATTCCCGTGGGTGTTCGGCATTCCAGGCTTGGCACATACCATGTCTCTGTCCTACCTGGAAGTTCAAACACCCAGAAGGAAACTTGGGGTGGACCAACCTTAAAAGGTGGGGAAGCCTTCAGGAACACCTCCCAGGTGCTCTCCCTCCTTGATGCTAGCGTTCGGCAGGAACTGGAGGCACATGTTACAAGTCTAAGAGTGAGGCACAGGTGGAGCCTACCCCTCAGGGTCCTCAAGCATATTAATATCTTGAAGGTGAGGAACTCTGAGGCTTCACCACCTCCACAGCCTGCCCTTCCCTCTTCAGCCTCCTATGACTCCAGGGCTAACCCCATTGCCCATGATGCCAAGGTCCTGGGAAAACCCACTCAGAAAGGTCCAGGACTGAAGGAGGTAGCACAAACTCCAGTTCCCACCCAGAGGAGTCCTCTCTCTGGCCCCTCTTTTGAGTCCCTGAGCAGAATTCCATCTGGTGACAACGGTGGGCTCCCAGATGCTCCTTCAACTGCACATGAAAGCAGCCTGCCCTCTCAGCCCCACACTTACATTCTCGTGGGCAGAACCTGGCACAATGGTACTGTCCTGGGATCTGCAAGAGACAGTCTGGAACCAAGTCCAAGCCTAGAAATGGGCAGACAGGAATCCCTGGGGACTGGAAGTATGAGCTCACAAGGCTCATGCCACAGCATGTCATCACTTCAGGTAGGACACCAACTTTTAAAGACTGAAGAAGTCAGAGAGCTGGAGGATGATGAGGAGGAGTCTTCTCAATGGGGAATCACCAAGGAAACCAGGAAGACTTCAAACTTCCCTAATGTTCATATTAATTCCCTAGGGAGTTTAGAATCTCAGGGGACCAGTGAAGGACCCCCCCCTTCTATAAGTTCTATTTCCCAGGGCCAAGAATACTCATGCCTGAAAGCACAGACTGAGCCAAAGAACCAGCCTCAAGAACTGGCTACAGGTGTCATCCTGCAAGACTTTGCCACTGACAAGTTTCATCAGGACTGTGCCCCTGAGGTGCTCCTGGCTGCAGACATCCTAGCTTCCCAGGAGAGACAGTCCAACACTCTAAGCATGTCCAGTAGGAGTGCATCAACTTCTCAGTGTGGACTCAGTGAAGACAGCATCCAGGACCTGCAGGGACCCAAGATCCCTGAGCTCCAGGATccagggaagagcaggagaaatACGTTTAGGCCAACTGCCAAGAGGGCGGACAGCGTGAGGCCCAGGTCAGGAACACAGGGAGAAAGGCTTTCAGAAGGGAGGCCCTCCTGTGCTGCGGAAATGGGCCCCTCTGTCCCAGTTAAGGAGGTAGGGGACACTGTGGGGGACAAGTCCTCCCAGGCTCCTTCAAAGAGAAACTTTGGAGACAGAATAAAGAACTTTCTGCAAAATATCTTCCCCAGTAAAGCCAAAGAGCAGGCAAACTCTCTACCCCAAATCATGATCCCATCAACGACTACCCAAAGCCAAGGGTCAGTCACAAGCCAAGTGCTTATAGACAATGCAGTGTCAGAAGCCCAGGCACTCATGATTACTTTTGGATGGATCATAGATCAGAAAATGATGTTTCATGATGAACATTCGGCCTCAAAGAAAAACACACTTAAAGAGGAACAGCAGGCCTCTATGGGTAGACAATCCCATTATTCTAGCTGTTCCTCCTCCCTGGAACAAAGAAGAGGGATGGGAGCTATGGCTCATGGTCACCAGGCCAGCCTCAGGGTCAGCCATCCTTTGAACAGGTGGATCAGAAACCCGGACAACAATCCGGCCTTGCTGCTTAAGAAGTCTGCACCTCTGCCCAGCCCCTGCCAGCAGAGATCCAGGGTGGCAG AAAACTCTGTCCACCTTCCTGAACATATCCAGCAGCAGTGTGTCAACATCCCAGGGGACGTGTCATCTCCTAATCAGCAAAAAGAGCAGCCAGAACCTGCAAGAGCCCAAGATACTGAACTTGCAGGGCCCAAGAAAAACAAGAGGAACATGGCTGGTCCCACTGGCAAGACAGAGGGCTGTGTGTGCCCAGGTCAGGAATACAGGAAGGACAGTGTTCAGGAGGGAAGCCCTCCCATGCTG AGCCTAGAGAGGCAGGTTCCTACTGCAGAGGAGCTGGATGTGGACCCCAAGGATCCTGACGGGATAATGCCACAGACAGTGACACTGAGGGACAGCCAGAAGCATGAGGGAGAAGTCATTGTGCCCTCTGCTCTGTCACCTCTGTATCTATGA